The Bifidobacteriaceae bacterium genomic interval CGGGGTGTCCATCCCGGTGGACCTCTCCCTCCAGTACAACTCCGACCATTACGGCGACTCCTCCGACCAGGAATACGGCGCCATCAAAGAGCAACTGGAGGCGACAGGGTTGTTCAAAGTCGACCTCCAGTCGACTGAATGGGTCACCTACAACAAACAGCGGAACACCGATTATCCGGTCTACCAGCTTGGCTGGTTCCCAGATTTCCCGGACGCCGACAACTACTTGACGCCCTTCTTCGACAAGGACAACTTCCTGAACAACGGCTTCGATTCGCCCGCCGTTCAGGAACTGCTGGCCGAGGAGCGGATCCAAACCGACCCAGACGCCCGCGAGCAGTTGCTGAAGGACCTCCAAGACGAGGTCGCGGCCGAACTCTCCACCATCCCGCTGCTGCAGGGCTCGCAGATCGCGGTCACCGGACAGGACATCGAGGGCGTCGAGACCACCATGGACGCCTCCTTCCAGTTCCGCTTCTCCACCTTCGTCAAGGGCGGCGACCCGGCGGCCAAGGTCACGGTCGGCACCACCGACGAGGTCACCGGCCTGGACCCGGCGGGCACCTACGACAACGGCTCCTACCTGGTGCAGTCGAACGTATTCCCAATGGTCATGTCCTTCAAGCAACTCGACCCCACGCCGCAGCCCGATTTGGCCGAGAGTTGCGACTTCTCCGAGGACGGCTACAAGTATGTCTGCAAGATCAAGCCGGGTCTGAAGTGGACCAACGGCCACACGCTGGACGCCAACGACGTCAAGTTCTCCTACGACCGCCAGTTGACCATCCAGGATCCGAACGGCCCCTGGTCTTTGCTGGCCAACCTCAAGTCGACCGAGGTGCCGGATCCGCTGACCGTGGAGTTCAACCTGGAGGGCCCGAACGACGTGACGTTCCCGCAGGTGCTCGCCTCGCCGGTGGGCCCCATCGTGGATGACGAGGTGTTCGCCGCGGACGCGCTGACCGACCCGGCCGTGATTGTCGAGGCCAACGCCTTCGCGGGGGCCTACACGATCACCACTTTCAACGTCAACGAACTCATCGAGTACGCTCCCAACCCCGATTACAACGGCGTCCAGGGCAAAGCCCAAAACGGCGGCGTGGTGATGCGGTACTACAAGGAGTCGAACAACATGCGGCTCGACATCGAGTCCGGCACCATTGACGTGGTGTGGCGTTCGCTGACGGCCACCGACTACGACGACCTGGAGGCCGGCGGCAAGGTCAAGGTGCTGCACGGCCCGGGCGGCGAAATCCGCTACATCGTGTTCAACTTGGCGACCATGCCGGGCGACACGGATGACCAGAAGCTCGCCGTCCGCAAGGCCGTCGCGCTGTCGATCGACCGGTCCGCGCTGGCCGAGGAAGTCTACAAGGGCACCTACACGCCCCTGTGCTCCTACGTGCCGGACGGCCTGCCCGCGGCCACCGAGGCGGTCTGCGACCTGTACGGCGGCAAGTAGCCGGTCGCCCCTGGCGGGACGTCCGTAAAGGGGCGCCCCGCCAGGCGCGGTCCGCTTGTATTTGGAAGTTGGTGCCCGATGCCGTCCGCTTGCGTGGACGGCATCGGGCACCGTTTTGTCTTTGGGCCGGGAAAGCGCGCGGGGCGCCGCCGCCGGTGTTACGGCCTGGTAAAAGGTTGCAGCCCGGGCGTGGCAAACGGTGAGCCGGCGGCGAATTGGCTCTGGCGGGGCTGGACGCGGTCGGTAGACTGACCCCGTTATGGCCCCGAAGAAACAGCGTCGCTCTTCCACCGCACTGCTGCGGTACTTGGGGCTGCGCCTGGTCCTTCTCATACCCACCGTCCTGATTCTGGTGACGGTGGTCTTTTTGTTTATGCGGGTGATCGGCGACCCGATCACGGCGGCGCAGGGCGGGCGGCTCACCGCCGCCCAACTGGAGGAGCGCAAGGAAGCCGCCGGCTACAACCGCCCCATCTGGGTCCAATACTTCGAATACCTGGGCAACGTTTTGAGGGGCGACTTCGGGGTGGCCACCAAGGACCACCGCGCGATTGTCGACGTGCTGATCACCAACGGCGCCGCCACCGTGGAACTGGTCGTCTGCGCCCTGATCGTGGCGTTCGCGGTGGGCATCCCGCTGGGGCGGCTGGCCGCCCGCTACCACGACCGCCTCCCGGACGTGGCGATCAGGACCTTCGCGGTGCTGTTCTACGCCGCCCCGGTGTTCTTCGTGGGCCTGCTGGCCAAGCTGCTGTTCTCATCCGCGCTGGGCTGGCTGCCGTCCTCCGGCCGGGCCAGCTTCGACACGCGCCTGGAATTGGGGCGGATCGACAACCCGTCGCATTTCCTGATCATTGACGCCATCCGCTCCGGGAACGGCGCCTACCTGGGGGACGTGCTGCGCCACGCGGTCCTGCCGGCGCTGACCCTGGGGCTTTTGACCGCGGGCGTCTTCATTCGGCTGATCCGCATCAACCTCTTGGAGACCGTCCGGGCGGACTATGTGACGGCGGCGCGGGCGCGCGGCGTGCCCGAGCGCCGGGTGGTCTCGAAGCACGCCTTCCGCAACGCGCTGATCCCCGTGGTGACCGTCATGGGCATGGAGATCGCCCTGATGCTGGGCGGGGCCATCCTGACGGAGACAACCTTCGAGTGGGACGGGATCGGCTACCAGTTGTCCCAGTATCTGCTGGCCCGCGACTTTGTGGCCGTGCAGGGCATTGTCACCGCGATCGCGCTGGTGGTAGCCGTCGCCTCGTTCTTGATTGACGTCATCAACGCCCTGGTGGACCCGAGGGTGAGGTACTGACATGGCGGCCGGGAACAAGGCTCCGGGCGCGCCGAAGGCGGGCGCGGGGCGCGAGGGCATGGCCAAAGCCGGCCGCTTGCACGCTAGGGCGCCCTGGTACGCCAAGATCCCCGGATACGGGTTGGTCCGCACCACCCACGGCCTGCAGCGGGTCATGCTGCTGACCGGCGCCGGCCTGATCGCGTTGTTCTTGCTGCTCGCTTTGACCGCCCAATGGATCTCGCCCTACGACTTCGACCAGACCAAGTACCAGGGCGTGCCCTTCGGGACGCAGCGGCCCCCGTCCGCCGAGCATTGGTTCGGCACCACCGTGGCCGGGTACGACGTGTTCGCGCGGGTGGTCTACGGCGCCCGCACCGCCTTGATGGTGGTGGTGATGGCCGTGGCCGCGTCGATCCTGATCGGCGTCGCGCTGGGCGTTGTGTCCGGGTACCTGGGCGGCTGGCTCGACCGGCTGCTGGTGCTGATCACCGACGCGCTCTACGCCTTCCCGTCGCTGCTGATGGCGATCATCGTGTCGATCGTGGTGTCTTCGGGCCGGTCGAGCGCCATAGCCGGGATGATCTCCGCCTCGCTCGCCATCACCGTCATTTTCATCCCGCAGTATTTCCGGGTGGTCCGCAACGCCACCATCAGCGCCAAGACCGAACCCTATGTGGACGCCGCCCGCGTGGCCGGGTCCAAGTCCGGGCGCATCATGTTTGGCCACGTCCTGCCCAACGTGTCGCAGACCATCCCCGTCCTGACCACCCTCAACGCCTCCGAATCAATCCTGACCCTGGCGGCGCTCGGGTTCCTGGGCTTTGGGATCGAGCCGACCAGCGCCGCCGAATGGGGCTACGACCTCAACAAGGCCACCACCTCGGACGTCGCCAACGGCATCTGGTGGACCAGCGTCTTCCCCGGGTTGGCGATTGTCCTGGTGGTGGCCGGCGTCACCCTGATCGGCGAATCCCTCAACGACGTCCTCAACCCGCTGTTGCGCACCCGCGGCGGCGCCACCACCGCCGACGAGGAAGAACTGGTCGAGGTCGTCTTGGCCGAGGTCGGAGACCGCCGAGCCCCGTTGGAGCGGGTCTCCTACAACCCGGATTCGCCAGACGCCGGCCGGCCGTCGCCGGGCGGCGGGGGCTTGGCCGGGCAGGGCGAGGGCGCTGGCGGCGTTGCGGGGGCGGCTGCGCGGACGGCATCGGGCGATGGGGGCTTAGCCGACCCGGGCGAGGGCGCGGGCGCAGGGGCGATTGCGGAAACGGCATCGGGCGATGGGGGTTTGGCCGGGCCGGGCGAGGGCGCGGCCGGCGTTGCGGGGGCGGCTGCGCGGACGGCATCGGGCGATGAGGGTTTGGCCGAACTTGACGAAAGCCCAAGCGGGGGCGACCCGGCTGGAACCGGGGAGGGGGAGCGGCCATGAGCGAGACGCTGCTGCGGGCGCGGGACCTGACCGTTTCGTTCCAGACGGACGCGCAGCCGATACGGGCGGTCAACCGCATCTCGTTCGAGGTGGCGAAGGGCGAGATTCTGGCGATCGTGGGCGAATCGGGGTCCGGGAAAACGGTGTCGTCGCGGGCGATGGTTGGGCTGTTGCCGTCCACCGCGCGGATCGAGGGATCGGCGGAGCTTGACCAGACCGAACTGATCGGGCTGCGCGGACCGGCCATGCGGGCGGTGCGGGGCGACCGGATCGCCATGGTGTTCCAGGAGCCGTCGACGGCGCTGGACCCGGTGCGGACGGTCGGCTGGCAAATCGCGGAGGCGCTGCGGGCGCACCGGAAGATGACCAAACGGCAGGCCCTGGCGCGGGCGGTCGAACTGCTGGAACTGGTGGGGATTCCCGACCCGGCGGTGCGGGTGCACTCGTACCCGCATCAAATGTCCGGCGGGCAGAAACAGCGCGTGATGATCGCCATGGCGATCTCCTGCGACCCGGAGGTCATCATCGCGGACGAGCCCACCACGGCGCTCGACGTGACCGTTCAAGCGCAGATTCTTGATCTGCTGCACGACCTGCGGGAACGGCTGGGCACCGCCATCATCTTGATCACGCACAACATGGGGGTGGTCGCGGACCTCTCGGACCGCGTGGCGGTGATGTTCAGGGGCGAACTGGTGGAACAGGGCACGGCGGAGGACATTTTCGCCCGGCCGCAGCACCCCTATACCAAACACCTGCTGGGCGCGGTGCCGTACCTGGGGCGCGAGCGGCCCGCCTCGATGAACACGGCCGCGCCGCCCGTTTCCCCGGAAACGGTGTTGACGGTTCGGGACCTGGAGGTCTTCTTCCCGGGGCGGATCGGCTCGCCGCCGGTGCGGGCCATTGACGGCGTGTCGCTGGAGTTGAAGCGGCACGAGATCCTGGCGCTGGTGGGGGAGTCCGGCTCCGGCAAGACCACGTTGGGGCGCTGCGCGGTGGGGCTGCTGGAGCCGACCGCCGGGGAGTTGACCGTGCTGGGCCGGCCGCTGGCCTCCCTGAAAGCGCGTGAGCTTCGCGAACTGCGGAAACGCATGGGCTTTGTGTTCCAAGACCCCGCTTCCTCGCTGAATCCGCGCATGTCCGTGGGGGCCTGCGTGTCGGAGCCGATGCGGGTCCACGGCGAGGGCACCAGCGCCTCGCGGCGGGAGCGGGTCGCGGAGCTCTTGGAGGCGGTCGAGCTTCCCACCGAATTCGCCGACCGCTACCCCCACGAGTTGTCCGGCGGCCAGCGCCAGCGGGTCTCCCTGGCGCGCGCGCTGGTGCTGAACCCGGAGTTGCTGGTGGCGGACGAGCCGACCTCGGCCCTGGACGTGTCCGTGCAGGCCAAGGTCCTGGAGGTGTTCGTCCGGCTGCAGCATCAGATGGGGTTCGCCTGCCTGTTCATCACCCACGACCTGGCGGTCGTGGACATGCTGGCGGACAGGATCGCCGTCATGAAGTCCGGCCGCCTGGTCGAATTGGGCTCGCGCGAACAGGTCCTGCGCTCCCCGCAGGAGCAGTACACCAAGGACCTAATCGCGGCCGTGCCGCTGCCGGACCCGGTGGCCCAGCGCGTCCGCCAACGCGCCCGCCGCGCCGCCGGCCCGGCCTTGGCCTAAACGGCCCCGGCCCCATTCGCGGTCGGTCCCGGTTTACTGGCTCTGACCAGCTATATCACGCAACTTCGCAGCGTCCCGTCACGCAACTTCGCAGCGTCCTGTCACGCAACTTCGCAGCGTTCCGGTGCGTGACCTCGCGCCGTGCCGCGAGGCTTGGTCGGGA includes:
- a CDS encoding ABC transporter ATP-binding protein, translated to MSETLLRARDLTVSFQTDAQPIRAVNRISFEVAKGEILAIVGESGSGKTVSSRAMVGLLPSTARIEGSAELDQTELIGLRGPAMRAVRGDRIAMVFQEPSTALDPVRTVGWQIAEALRAHRKMTKRQALARAVELLELVGIPDPAVRVHSYPHQMSGGQKQRVMIAMAISCDPEVIIADEPTTALDVTVQAQILDLLHDLRERLGTAIILITHNMGVVADLSDRVAVMFRGELVEQGTAEDIFARPQHPYTKHLLGAVPYLGRERPASMNTAAPPVSPETVLTVRDLEVFFPGRIGSPPVRAIDGVSLELKRHEILALVGESGSGKTTLGRCAVGLLEPTAGELTVLGRPLASLKARELRELRKRMGFVFQDPASSLNPRMSVGACVSEPMRVHGEGTSASRRERVAELLEAVELPTEFADRYPHELSGGQRQRVSLARALVLNPELLVADEPTSALDVSVQAKVLEVFVRLQHQMGFACLFITHDLAVVDMLADRIAVMKSGRLVELGSREQVLRSPQEQYTKDLIAAVPLPDPVAQRVRQRARRAAGPALA
- a CDS encoding ABC transporter permease codes for the protein MAPKKQRRSSTALLRYLGLRLVLLIPTVLILVTVVFLFMRVIGDPITAAQGGRLTAAQLEERKEAAGYNRPIWVQYFEYLGNVLRGDFGVATKDHRAIVDVLITNGAATVELVVCALIVAFAVGIPLGRLAARYHDRLPDVAIRTFAVLFYAAPVFFVGLLAKLLFSSALGWLPSSGRASFDTRLELGRIDNPSHFLIIDAIRSGNGAYLGDVLRHAVLPALTLGLLTAGVFIRLIRINLLETVRADYVTAARARGVPERRVVSKHAFRNALIPVVTVMGMEIALMLGGAILTETTFEWDGIGYQLSQYLLARDFVAVQGIVTAIALVVAVASFLIDVINALVDPRVRY
- a CDS encoding ABC transporter substrate-binding protein; translated protein: MRKTHRFAAALAVGLTASLTLTLAACGSKREEPTNNNSGKESADTGGDSRVAEAKKLLEDAGVSIPVDLSLQYNSDHYGDSSDQEYGAIKEQLEATGLFKVDLQSTEWVTYNKQRNTDYPVYQLGWFPDFPDADNYLTPFFDKDNFLNNGFDSPAVQELLAEERIQTDPDAREQLLKDLQDEVAAELSTIPLLQGSQIAVTGQDIEGVETTMDASFQFRFSTFVKGGDPAAKVTVGTTDEVTGLDPAGTYDNGSYLVQSNVFPMVMSFKQLDPTPQPDLAESCDFSEDGYKYVCKIKPGLKWTNGHTLDANDVKFSYDRQLTIQDPNGPWSLLANLKSTEVPDPLTVEFNLEGPNDVTFPQVLASPVGPIVDDEVFAADALTDPAVIVEANAFAGAYTITTFNVNELIEYAPNPDYNGVQGKAQNGGVVMRYYKESNNMRLDIESGTIDVVWRSLTATDYDDLEAGGKVKVLHGPGGEIRYIVFNLATMPGDTDDQKLAVRKAVALSIDRSALAEEVYKGTYTPLCSYVPDGLPAATEAVCDLYGGK
- a CDS encoding ABC transporter permease — protein: MAAGNKAPGAPKAGAGREGMAKAGRLHARAPWYAKIPGYGLVRTTHGLQRVMLLTGAGLIALFLLLALTAQWISPYDFDQTKYQGVPFGTQRPPSAEHWFGTTVAGYDVFARVVYGARTALMVVVMAVAASILIGVALGVVSGYLGGWLDRLLVLITDALYAFPSLLMAIIVSIVVSSGRSSAIAGMISASLAITVIFIPQYFRVVRNATISAKTEPYVDAARVAGSKSGRIMFGHVLPNVSQTIPVLTTLNASESILTLAALGFLGFGIEPTSAAEWGYDLNKATTSDVANGIWWTSVFPGLAIVLVVAGVTLIGESLNDVLNPLLRTRGGATTADEEELVEVVLAEVGDRRAPLERVSYNPDSPDAGRPSPGGGGLAGQGEGAGGVAGAAARTASGDGGLADPGEGAGAGAIAETASGDGGLAGPGEGAAGVAGAAARTASGDEGLAELDESPSGGDPAGTGEGERP